CATCGCCCAGGGCGAAGTGGATATGGGTACACTGTACTCAGGAGAAATATTTAATGGATATTTTGAAATCGAAGACACCAAGGACCGGGCAGCGGTGCTGAGACAGGCACAAGAAGGCTTTGACGAATTGTATAATTTGAAATGGTATGATCCGCTTGGGTTCGAAAATACGTATACCTTGGCTGTAAGACCAGAGGTAGCTGAACAATATGGTTTAAGTACAATGTCCGATCTCAAAGAGCACGCAGGGAATATGAGTATCGGTGTGGATACAACCTGGCTGGAACGTCCTGCTGACGGTTATCCGGCCTTTACGAAGGAATATGGCTATACATTCGCATCGACTTCACCTATGGAAATCTCGCTCGTATACCAAGCGGTAGCGGATAAGATTGTAGATGTCGTTCTTGCTTACACCACTGACCCGGGTCTGAAGGAGTTTAATCTCGTTACACTTGAGGACGACAAGCAATTCTTTCCGCCCTTTGATGCATCGACTGTTGTAAAAAAAGAGCTGCTCGCCGAATACCCTGAGCTCGATGAAACACTATCCTTATTGATTGGCACGATTGATGCCGACACAATGACGGATCTCAATTATCAGGTGGATGTTAACAAAATGGAGCCGAAAAATGTGGCTCTTATGTATTTGGTGGACCAAGGGCTGCTTGATGAATCCAAGCTTCCTGCGTCCGTGATGAACCCGGATGCGCCTCCACTGCAGAAGTTTGGATATTATTTAACAGAGAATGCATCCTATCTATGGAATATGACATGGATACACATTGTTATGGTGCTATGCGGACTCGGGCTTGCCCTTGTAGTTGGGATTCCGTTAGGTATTATAAGTGCCCGTTATCAGAGAACGGGACGAGTAATCATGTTCATCACGAATATTATCCAGGTGTTACCTAGCTTGGCGCTCCTTGCTCTTCTAATGGTGCTCGTTGGATTAGGCAATGCAACCGTAGTTGTCGGGTTGTTCCTATACAGCTTAAACCCGGTTGTTCGTAATACCTACGTTGGCCTATCCGAAGTCAATGCAGGCATTAAGGATGCGGGGAAAGGCATGGGGATGAGTCCGCTTCAGCTGCTGTGGAAGGTAGAAATGCCGCTATCACTGCCGTTTCTGATGGCGGGTTTACGTGTAGCAGCCGTCATTGCGATTGGTGTCGCAACGCTTGCACCGCTTATTGGCGGAGATGGACTGGGCCGTGAAATTTATGCAGGTCTGAACCAGCGTCACAATATTAAGATCCTGGCAGGGGCTATCCCCGCCGCATTGCTGGCCATTCTTGCGGATATCATTCTCGGAAGATTGTCGAATCGTTTTAAAATCGCTAAGTCTTAGGATATACCTTAGACCCATTATAGGTCCGTCACACTACGCATGTGACGGGCTTTTTCATGTAATAAACAAAATTGACGCTGCAAACCTAAGTTGATATAGTTGGTATATTATAAATTTTTGGAAGGAAATGTGTATGAACCAACCTTTATATCAACAAATTATTACATCTCTTCTAAATGAAATCGACACTGGCCGACTGCAGCCTGGCGATCAGGTTCCCTCAGAGAAAGAATTAACAGATCAATACCAGGTCAGTCGAATTACAGCAAAAAAAGCACTGGACCAGCTTGCAGAAGAAGGAGTTATTGTAAGAATTCGCGGCAAAGGATCGTATGTCAACGTTTCTGATGCTCTAGCTGACGAAGACGTTACAGGCAGAGAGGGGAAGGAGTTAAGAAGAGGTGACCGTTTGATTGGAGCGATCTTTCCAAGCTATACGGATGGTTATGGATTATTGCTGCAGTATGCGGTTGAGAAGACCATTGCTGAGCTCGGCGGTTCCCTCGTTATCAAGCGGAGCAATCACTCTGTAGAAGAGGAAGAAGCGGCGATTGACGCTCTATTGGATCTTCAGGTGGACGGCATTATTGTATTCCCTGCTGACAGCAGAGAGTATAATCAGCGGCTGCTCAAGATGATTCTGGATGAATTCCCTGTCGTAGTGGTAGATCGAAATTTGAAAGGGATCCAGGCCTGTACAGTACATACAGACAATAAAACCGCAGCCTACAAGCTCGCTGCTCATTTGCTGGAGTCAGGACATAAGCATATCGCTTTTATATCACCGGATCCTAACCGGACGTCAACACTTGAAGATCGGCTGGCCGGTTTTCAGCAAGCCTTCTTGGCCAGCGGGACGAGACTGTGTTCCGATTATTTGATAACAGACATTCCGAGTGGTTACTCGTGTAAATCAAGTGATACTCATTCTGGAGAGTACAGGCTGATGAAAAAGCTGCTTGAGGAGCATCCTCAAATTACGGCCTATGTATGTGCTGAGTATGAGATTGCGATTATTCTATATAAGCTGCTCGAATCCATGGGCTTACGTGTTCCGGAGGATTGCTCCATCGTCTGCTTCGATTGCCCGGATGATCCGTATGATCACTTGAACAGGCCAAGATTTACGCATATCCGGCAATATGAAGAGAAGATGGGAAGGACGGCAGTCGAGCTTTTGTTTGCACAAATTGAGAACAAGGAAGTTCCGAAGCTGACCTTGC
This sequence is a window from Paenibacillus urinalis. Protein-coding genes within it:
- a CDS encoding glycine betaine ABC transporter substrate-binding protein; this encodes MRALNQKWFKTIRSLFTLVLVLTLFTVSVPTKAAAADVTIGTQTFTETKILAEMYKALIEDRTDLTVDIKTDLAASSVVLRSIAQGEVDMGTLYSGEIFNGYFEIEDTKDRAAVLRQAQEGFDELYNLKWYDPLGFENTYTLAVRPEVAEQYGLSTMSDLKEHAGNMSIGVDTTWLERPADGYPAFTKEYGYTFASTSPMEISLVYQAVADKIVDVVLAYTTDPGLKEFNLVTLEDDKQFFPPFDASTVVKKELLAEYPELDETLSLLIGTIDADTMTDLNYQVDVNKMEPKNVALMYLVDQGLLDESKLPASVMNPDAPPLQKFGYYLTENASYLWNMTWIHIVMVLCGLGLALVVGIPLGIISARYQRTGRVIMFITNIIQVLPSLALLALLMVLVGLGNATVVVGLFLYSLNPVVRNTYVGLSEVNAGIKDAGKGMGMSPLQLLWKVEMPLSLPFLMAGLRVAAVIAIGVATLAPLIGGDGLGREIYAGLNQRHNIKILAGAIPAALLAILADIILGRLSNRFKIAKS
- a CDS encoding GntR family transcriptional regulator, coding for MNQPLYQQIITSLLNEIDTGRLQPGDQVPSEKELTDQYQVSRITAKKALDQLAEEGVIVRIRGKGSYVNVSDALADEDVTGREGKELRRGDRLIGAIFPSYTDGYGLLLQYAVEKTIAELGGSLVIKRSNHSVEEEEAAIDALLDLQVDGIIVFPADSREYNQRLLKMILDEFPVVVVDRNLKGIQACTVHTDNKTAAYKLAAHLLESGHKHIAFISPDPNRTSTLEDRLAGFQQAFLASGTRLCSDYLITDIPSGYSCKSSDTHSGEYRLMKKLLEEHPQITAYVCAEYEIAIILYKLLESMGLRVPEDCSIVCFDCPDDPYDHLNRPRFTHIRQYEEKMGRTAVELLFAQIENKEVPKLTLLGFEFKEGRST